GTCTCTGGACAGTTGAAACATAGCCAATACAAACTCCCCTGAAGAATCACTGAAAACTTGAACAGTAGGTGAATAAATCCCAGAAAAGCTGTCTCCAATTTCCCCCCCCATACATGGTTATGATGGATCATGAGACTTCCTGTACTTCTGCTTCTCAGCCTggacttcttcttctccaccaTTTGAAACGTGTAGCCTCTACGGCTAACTTCTGACAAACACCAGGtttcaatcaaccaaccaatctttatttgtatagcgccagtTCATTATAAATGTTAACTCAAGGCACTTAAAATCAAGtaaaaataccttactcattctTGTATTACAAAGAgcaaacatgaatccatcatgagaaacatttagcaaagttacagtggcaagaacaAACACCAGACTCATGATTCTGCCGAAACCATGCCGGgtttgaaaaatgggatagagggagatgcggGTAAAATTCCTTTCCAACGAGTGGATGGAAAACTTCATCTCTCAGTGTTAGGAggttaaaagaaacaaataacaCAGAAACTGTAATGAATAAATGGTAATTAAAGTCAGCTGTGTTGCACTTGGTCATGGTTATTGCACTTGTCCTATAAGCAGTGATATCTCACACACATTACAGGTCGTTGTGTAATCGTACCATTAAGCCCTCCGTCTGTATTCGCTGGTCTATATTCCAATCTTCCAGCGTGCCCTCACCAGCACAGCCCCCCTATTGTTCTGTCCCCAACTTTTCTTTGAATTCCTCTGATTCTTTAAGTAAGCGGGCTCAGGCAGGTTACATTACGACCCTGAAGCTATAAGCCCCTCTGCCGTGTTATGTAACTGCTGGGCAACGTGCCCAGTTCTGGCTCTCTACCCAGACACAACGCCCTTTCCCCACTCTCCAGTTAATGCTTCATCAGGAGCTCAGGGCGCAATGGAAACTATGAGTACTGCAGGTCACATTCTTTGCTCTGGGCTACGCtccaaatgtttaaatgaatgAAGGTTTGTTTGTGAAGTTTCAGGTTACTTTACCTGTACCTGTAGGGAAATATTTTTGCAGGCCAAAGTTCAGAAGTGAATAAAGCGTGCAGATTCCGATCCTAAAATTGCACAAACCTGATGATCTGTAAAGGTAAGAGGGTCTAGaacaggggtgtccaaagtgcggcccttGACGGTTTTTTGCGGCctgtgacttcaaatgaagaaccAGAAGATTTTggaggccttgattaagattggcacattatcttatttttatttttcatgttaacaagggctgaacaatattcctaaaatagaaaatgttcagtaacatgtatgttgttgtttttttgtttttttaaatctacagcttttactattttccacattttattcCGCAAAGTTTTTTCagacaagcggactgttgtttaaccatttaatgacctgagctaaatgcagaaagcttttctaaaaacatgaaccacgttacagactggatcctgagaaaaaaacaaataaagtagaacaaagaaatctaaatatttggtttccttttattaaagggtttatttagcgagccttttgattctgatctacaaagcctgactattttttcaactatattttaaaaaacaaaacctgtggcgattctaacacgacaattttggcccccaagaaaaaaagtttggacaccactgatctagaagataaaaaaataaatgattcccatgtttaaaaaaaaaaaagtagcacattaaatgaaaaaaataactccACTGTGATCCGTTTTGTTTGGGACAAAACAAGTGAAATGTTTCTATTGGAAGAGAAATGACAAATTTGATGATTTCGAAAGACAAAAAGTTTTTGACTGCTCGTGTGTCATTCGGTCCAGAACGACCATGTAGCTAAAGTTAGCTAAAGTTAGCGAATAGCCGTTTGGCTCACAGTAGTTTTCCACCAaaggtaaacacaaacataaacatgatatgttttttttttttgtttttttgtctgtggtatgacaaaaatgtaaaagggaCAAGTGAGAGACAAAATCAGcagaatttttgttttgtatctttGAAGTTGCTAATGTAAGCTATTAGCTTGTTAGCTAAGAGTAGTTTTCTGTAACAGATAAACATGAGATAATGACTTTACCTcttgttaatgtttgtgtttgtcagtctGCGACATGAAAGCTGCACCATGGCAATAATAAAGAGACATAATATAGCCAGCAAACGTATTATTCACTAACATCTGTGACACAGCAGGATCTATTTAAAGTTAGCTAActtgtgctaacattagctaacagTCCTCAATGTCCCAGGAACAaggttttagtttttaatttgtACTTAACACTCTCagtaaaattacatttaaaaagtagtgATTGTAGTAAAGCAAAGAACTTTGTcaataatttgttttgtttttttctgcgtGTAGTTGTTTGATAAAATGGAGCTGTTGGAGTGCATCAAGAAGCTGGTGGAGGTCGACCAGGAGTGGGTTCCCTACTCCCAGAGCGCCAGCCTGTACATCAGACCCACCTTCATAGGAATCGAGGTAAACTTTAATCATTTAGAAACAACATGCTGCAAGAGCTCAGACTTTATCATAGTGTAGTTTAATGTCACAAACGTCCTCCACAGCTGAGGTGATTAAATGAGCTGGAGCTTATTGCGTCTGCTTCACAGTCCTGATTTATATTAACCGACTTCCTCGTCTcctgtctccccctctctctccctcctccagccGTCTCTTGGCGTTACTCGAGCAGGAAAAGCGATGATCTTTGTCATCGTTGGCCCCGTGGGGCCGTACTTTGCCACAGGCGCCTTCAAACCCGTGTCTCTGCTGGCCGACCCGTCATTCGTCAGGGCTTGGCAAGGAGGCGTCGGGGCCTACAAGATGGGAGGGTGAGTGTGGTTTATTTCACCTCTAAGTCAACCTCACCTTCACATTTCAACTCTAGTGGAAGTCTGAGAAACTCATAATGTTTGACACCTCagcaaaaaagacaaattgGGGAAATAGGGTTCTTTAACATTCTTCCTATCAGTGTTGGTTGTTCATTAAATCAATTGAAGGAAGGATTTCCTCGATGGGCGTGGATCGTGCCACGTCATTCTTTGAGCTAACACTTCAGAGGATCTTTTCGTTGTTGTACCTGAACTCAACAAAAGCAGCTTGCCTGTTATTCTCTCCGAGGGTTCATAAAAAGAAttgatgtgttaaaaaaaaaaaaaaaggccaaagttCATGTAACACTCATTACTGGGAGAAGTTTCTGATGCGCTCAGCACCACAGCTGTGTTGTTATTCATCAGTGGATCTGGACAGAGAACAACTATGTGGGTTTTCCACTTTGCTTTCGAAGCCTTGAAAGGCTGCCACCCAGGCTGGCTGCTGTCAGGGTGAGAGCGGTGCCAAAAAACGGAGACAGTGAAATGCAGTTTTTGGGACTCACTCACGCTAGGCCCCAGTTGTCAGCACGGGCTGAGGCATGAttgtccccccctcctctccattcCATCCTGAGCACTGTTACCTCTTTataacacatgcatggctttatgtaATTATGAAACGTGTCCACAGTGAGCAACACTTCATCTGGTTTACAGCAAGagacagggttttttttttttccttcctgtttcatcCACATGAAGGTTATAAAtcccttctgtttttttttttttttttttttatgtcggCGCTCCTGTAATCTGCGCTCATTCCACACAGCCTCTAATCACCGTCCTGCTTCCACAGCAGCCTGGAATCATAAAGTAAGAACGTCCTCGGCTACAATGCCGTTACATAACAGAGCTGAACACCCCGAAGTATAAGCCCGTATAAATCTGCTCTCGTACCGTCAGACTGCGAGGACACACTTGAAAGCCATCAGGACGGATTTAGCTCCAGCAGGCAGTCACGGGAGTGAAGGCTGGATGTAATGATATCATGTTGATTTAAAGAGGCTCTTTTATAATGTGATctatagttaggcgcgtagctgacctgattgacaggtgggcgcgatgttaACGGTTTGTCATAAGGCTTGAAACCCGTCTCAGCATCAACTctcagcatggcggctgctttTGGTGAGCCTCCAGAGcgccctgcagtaacagatgggtgacatcactcaggcttcatccactaatatttaaagtctatggtttatacacacacatgaatatatCTGCCTTTTTTCAGTCTAATATAACTGCCTCTGACATGTGAGAATATGATACCTTATGTTATTGTTCAGACAGTTCTGCAGATGAAAACATGTCaggcctgtgtgtctgtctctgcaaACTGAAGTTCAGAAGAGATTGAAACATTGTGACTCAGGGAGAAGTTTTTACAGCCAAGAATCTCTCACCGCTCGTGTCCTCACTGAGAGCAGCTTTGTTTCCAAACGGAGTCACAAGGAGTGAATGCTGCTGCCAATCATGAAAGTGCTCAGTGATTCtcaacatgtcttttttttttttgtttaaaaacgtcattttggggcgctggtggcacagtggttagtgcgtgcgccccatgtatggaggctatagtcatccaagtgggcggcccaggttcaaatccagcctgtggctcctttccagcatgttattcctcactctctctctctctctctccctgatttctgactctatccactgtcctatctctccattaaaggcaaaaaagcccaaaaataaatcttttttttttttttaaatgtccttttgAGCCAATCAAAGCTCACCTTGGTTCGTCACAGCCTCCAAGGTTCACACAAATCTCAACTCCTTGATccaactgttttgttttttcctcacctgtctctcctcctcttctctgcagTAACTACGGCCCCACGATAGCCGTGCAGAACGAGGCGGTGAAGCAAGGCTGCCAGCAGGTGCTGTGGCTGTACGGCGAGCAGGAGGAGATCACGGAGGTCGGCACCATGAACCTCTTCATCTATTGGACCAATGATAACGGAGGTCAGACTTGAGCTTTCACAGGGGTCTCTGAACAGCTTCAGTCGCAGCGTTTTCTTACATGCCATACATTCCAATGCTGTTATTTGAACTTTCtgatttgtgtgtctgcagagaaagagtTGATGACTCCCCCTCTGGACGGTATCATTCTCCCAGGAGTCACCAGACAGTCTCTGCTGGACCTGGCCAGAGACTGGGTAAGACGaccacacacactgtaacactgaAATCCTAGACGAATGACGGGATGCTTCCAATGATTTGGATGAAatatatgatgatgatgatgttacaTGAAACCTTTGCAGTAGATAATTTACCTGGTTGTCGCTTCTTGTCTGTCCTGGGTCAGGGTGAGTTCAAGGTGACGGAGCGCTCGATGGGGATGAAGGAGCTGCTGGGGGCTCTGGACGCCGGGAGGATTATCGAGGTGTTTGGAGCGGGGACGGCGTGCGTCGTCTGTCCTGTCGGCAGCCTCCTCTACAGAGGAGAGGTACAAGTTCAACTTTTGAGAAGATTTCTTGATAATTGCTTTGGGtaacttaaaggagcaacatgtaagatatctactgaattagagaccttactatatcatcatacataaaggaaacaaagcAGCCAGTGTGTCCTCCTTCTAATTATTGATTCTGGTCaggaatggtctgtatttgtttggaccagagaagctaggcggttttaaggcacccccatgCGGTCGTtctggacgcccctcggtttgccaggcagacgtcaaaccaacaggtgttgcagagatgAAAGCGggaagagaactggttcagatataactgactCTATCTGAGCAGAAATGTGGTAAattaggataaatattggagagaTGTTTAGAACGCAGAACattttcaagaccgatgcagagctggcgaaacactgaagcttcagcgtcCGTGACATGGCAGCCCACGTGTgcatcgactctagggaggagggggcgggggggaagACAGCTctttccaatgttttgaatttggactgcagtacccgtttaaaacactaggtgtcagagttacatactgctcctttaagttaaaaaaaaaatgcagctgaAATCGAATCCGGtcattaaacacaacattccTGAGGTAAAcatgtcttctgtttttctctcagacGTTCCAGATTCCGACCATGCAGAACGGTCCTGACCTGGCGAAAAAGTTCCACAAAGAGCTGACTGATATTCAGGTGAGTGCCCTGAGGTTCACAAGAGGTGGTTCTAAGTTCAAATAACAGGAAGTTTAAACCTGCAGTGTGGCAGAAACAAGGAGCTGTCAGTGTCTGAGATGTAGACCTTTAAATAAGAGAGAGAACACATATAATGAGTGTGAATAAAGATCTGATGAGGATGagtttctctctgctgttttggATCCTAATCACTCTGAAGTTTAGCTTTCAGTGGTTAAATAATGCGCTCAGTTACTGTTATCAACTGATAGGTTGTTATTGGAAGTAAGGTCAAAATGAAGAGAATCAATGACCACCACAGTCTGTTGTAGccacatgtttttaactttgtttaacaGAAAAGTAGAAACATGTTCAATTAATAATTAAGAGAAGAAAAGCAAATTATCATCATGAGGAAAATGCAGCTTGAGCTTCCATTTTTCATAATTAAGACCTGAGTACACTTGCTTTTAACTACGTGAACGCATGCCATCAGCCTAGTGTATCCTGCGATAGTTTGGAACGCTGGTTGTGCACGTCCTCAGAAATTAATGCTACGCGTCCGCAAGATGCAGTATGCATatcaccactagagggcagcgtTGTATGCTGTTGAGACACCAGAGAGCCTAGAACAAAGTTTAGAAGAAAAGTTAATAGATCAAGTCCGCGCCGCACTACGATGTGTCATTGCCGTTGCATAGCAGCAGAAATGCAGGCCAAATTAGCTGGCGACAGATGATCTCTACTTTGTCTGCTTTATGTGCTGCGCCCTCTAGTGGAATCCTCCAGAAGCACGAGTTGTACAAAGGCAAGTAAGTGAACATTTACGTTCACGACGCAGCCGGTTGTCTATGCGTACGCCCGGTTCAAAAGCAAGTAGAGTTGAGTCTtaatgcttaaaaaaatgattgagtGAATTTTCTGACTCTCTATAAAGTCAAATAACTGATTAAAGAACTTCCAATTCAGATGAAATATATTCAAAGACTTAAGTTTTCTGCAGCTCCAGCTCCTCATTTAACATCCTATGAAGTTTTGTATGAAACTTCTCATAGTGCAGCTTcactttaacatttacaaaagcaacatttatatatatttataacatttcctttttttttttctcctccctccctctttctctttctcttactCTTCTGCATTTGCTTCACCCAGTACGGACGCAAAGCCAGTGAGTGGGCACCACTGGTCGCCTAAACGGCCACATTGCACATGGCAGTTTTTATCAACAGTTAATCCCATGAATTCCAGTTAGGATGACCAGCAGCccccctctccatcctctcctctctcaacaCACTAATGCACTCCTGCTTACTCACCAGCCGAGGAAACgacgcccctctctctctctctctctctcggtctgCTCGGGCACTTAGTCCACATGATGCTTTCCATGTGGACTCTCATAGGAAGACGGTTTGTGGTTGAACGTTAACAGCTTGCTCTGGGTAAAGCAGTATTAACAGTAATATGCAACGTTTTAACTTGAACACTTACGGGCGTAATGcaaagcaggaaaaacaaactgtcaCAGGAAGGACGAAGATAGATTTAAAAGTGTTCCAGGTGACTTACTTCAGTGCTGTTCTCTTATCAGCGTTATTAACCGGAGTGTCACCTGGATTATTCCACTTTGGTTAGTGCTCGGAACTAAAAAAGCACAATCATCTCTTGGCTAATAATAAAGAAACGCACAAACTGACGTATTTCAGAAGTAGAGCAACCGCATATTTGGTGAGTAGGACTTAATGTAGCTGCATTCTGTACGGTACTGTTTCTCTTTCACTAATATATCTCTCATGTTTTCACAGCAGGAAAAATATGTTAACAATAAACTGTGATGTTCGGAACAACCTGTGGTGTTTCCTCCCAAACCCTTTTAGCTGTTACGTGCGAGTAGGACCTTTAAATGAATCAtaggatcttttttttaaatgttactgtCATGTTCAAACTGCCCCGAGAGTACGGCCGTAGTCACACGGGGCCACGTCACTCCGCCATGAGAGTTTGCACTGAACTCGGTTACTGATtcagttcatcttttttttttttaaaaaggaaccGTGAGCAGTTTTATCGGGTTTCGAGAGTAAAGACTTGGGactgcacacaaaaacaaaaaattgagATTTAAGAAAAAACGCGAGGTGTACGTGAACCTCGGCACGCACAAATGGTAGCCTCCACGCTGTAGAGGAATAGGACCGTTCCACGCTGACAGTGACTCCTGCACTAGTTTGAGTGTAATCCAATGTTTCGTAAACGCATAACACATTGAAATTTggtctctttgtttttcctttttttgtgatgtGAAAATTAGGCTTGATTGTCTTCCACAGTACTtgactgtatgaactgtatccTCTGCATCATGAGCTTCCTTTGCTGGTGTGTTTCCACTCTTTGaatgtattgttgtttttacatatACTATAGGACTGTCCCGTCTCTGTCTAAGTGCCTGACCTCACTTTGTTTGCTAGTTCATCTGTGGATCTTCAGCTGCTGTTGTGTGTTTCCAGTTTGTGCACTCGGGAGATAGAGCTGGATTCTTTGAGTAATGTCAGtttagtttctttttctctctcttttttttttttttcttaaagtgcTGTTACTTTTACTCTGCTGTTACGTTTTTACAATAAATCTGAGCTGAGTTCACTCTATGCGTACTTCATTCCTTTCCCTTAACATAGTGTTGTTTTTCAGGAGACTACAACTGTTTGTAGGGCGGGACAAAATATCAGTACGGTAATATATCGTCATCCTGACTTCCTGAATCACTGGTGACACATATCGCTTTTCTTACTGCACCTACTGACATTTATTTGGGGCGACTTAAAAAAGAATTGATAATTTCATTCCCTATTTCAATGGTCAAATTCCactgagagcgccctctgctggattaAACAGCAAACTAAAGCCTGGTGCATTGATAAGACTTTATTTCTTCAGTTGAATGGCTCATTGTAGTTCAAATGTgaaacttcaaataaataaaatggcaGCTGTActgtgttgtgatgtcatggtTTTAGTGAGTTACTCTGATGCACCCCTCATTGCTTCCAacttacaaacaaaaacatatttaaaacattagaTTTTAGCTACAAAGTCCTGAACAGAATTCAATACAATAATGACCTCCATGACCTTTAACTGTATGTGTAGAAATATCTTTTAgtaaatccacacacacaggttcCTCTACTAGCTTGACTCTCAAGAAAACAACTCGTTTATCATCTTCACTATTTAATCACACTGAAGGAAAATTAAAGTATAACAAACCTTTTACACTTTCATGAAGTAGAAGCTGAAACAGTTATATATGCTGTGTGCTAACAGTATGGATTCATTAGTTACTTgtgattaaataataataataccatTCAAAGATTCAATTTTGACACTGTTGTTGAACACACATGTTCATCTTGAgccagcgaccctccagttccaaacccaagtccctacagactgagctactgccaccatTAATATATAATACGAAGAggatgatgacgatgacgatTTAAAGACTGTCAAATGATGAAGAGCATtgatatataatatatattttcagacaaaaagttaaaaacaccCACCAAAAACAATTTCTTCTGACAACCATCCTGACAGACGGTCTGTGCTGGATTCTTACTTGGATCCAAAAAGAGAATTAAACTGACTTTTTAAGGCGGTGGCTCCAGTCAATACTTGTACTTAATAATGTCGTTAACCTGAGTGGACTGGTCATAGGCTAGTGCTACACTATAGTctactcctcctcttttttttctgccatgcTCTTAAACAGGGCCGAGGTCTTCTGGCCAAGCGGGTTGTAGAGGAAGGCTGTGATTTCTCCTCCACCGTTGCTGCTTTTCTGGAAGTGGATTTCCAGCAGGTCCTGCAGGGTGTCTGTTTCCATGACGGCGGGAATTCCCGTCAGCAGCAGCGTCCGAGGACACATCAACATCTTAGTCTGGAGAGAGAACCTCCCAAAGTTAGCAGGTTTACCACATATTCATTCAGTCATTTCCCTCTGATGTCGAACACATAGGAAGGAGATCGACTACGTTTATTCAATGAGCAACCTTTTTCAAACAGCTGGAAATCCTTTGTATCTGTACCCTTAAAtctaaacaataaaaaaactacaacactaACATTTCCCAGAAGTGACCACAACAGAGTCGAGGTGTGCACTCTGCTCCCTGACTCACCTTTAAGTTTGTAACATTTCCGTTGAGAAACGGGGTGACCCTCACTCTGTGACTCTTCTTGTCTGAAAGTAGATTCACTTCATGGTACTCCTTGTCGACCAAACCTCTGGCAACTGATGGTACAAAGATAAGACATGATTTAGAATTTTAAATCtaggccctttccgaattgtcacagttcagtatgcagtacttttcaggatggagtttcagtatactgaactcttgtggtcattcagtatgcattttttgggtccacctcagtatactgaacatttcagtatggatattAACTTccaggtttcatgcagtatggatcggatgcgtgctttcaggaaatgaattgtgttttacccacaatgctgtgcgaaattaaacgtaaatcgtcacgtcgcgtccgcctccaaatcaaaacaaacgagcgtggattaattgaatcaatttttaatctagagttaaagtcccgactgaaatcactactttaaattaacaacagaaaataaaacaaatatctgcattattataaaacctttccccctctatttaaataatgatttaactatttaaatgtgtctttattgatttattttattttatattctgtatattactgtctttcatttgtacttttctttatgtaggctactgtatgttatttagttatttaatctgccttttacttgatttgcattgtgatattgttttgtttacctgactgtatatgagcattactcttcttgaataaagttgaacaaacaaacaaaaaaaaaaacgggtggatgcgtccggttcgggaaacgtaaatgacgtcacttccttactgaatgaatcagaagaagtaggaacaaatatctgcctactgtgtgtgcatactgaatagtaggtactaaacagtatacagtacagatagtaggtactgactaCTGACAGACTGAGTAAGTatttggcaattcggatacagccctAGTCTGACGTCGGTTTCAAGACGGCCGCTGCTGAGTTTCTCTGAGCTTGTGGCTGGTTACCAATCCAAC
This Labrus bergylta chromosome 16, fLabBer1.1, whole genome shotgun sequence DNA region includes the following protein-coding sequences:
- the bcat2 gene encoding branched-chain-amino-acid aminotransferase, mitochondrial, yielding MAALRTALHGRLVQALPFSFGSLRFASSFKATDLVIERNQVLNPKPDPSTLVFGKQFSDHMLTITWSEKEGWEAPQIKPFQNLSLHPASSALHYSIELFEGMKAFRGVDNQIRLFRPMLNMERMHRSAERSCLPLFDKMELLECIKKLVEVDQEWVPYSQSASLYIRPTFIGIEPSLGVTRAGKAMIFVIVGPVGPYFATGAFKPVSLLADPSFVRAWQGGVGAYKMGGNYGPTIAVQNEAVKQGCQQVLWLYGEQEEITEVGTMNLFIYWTNDNGEKELMTPPLDGIILPGVTRQSLLDLARDWGEFKVTERSMGMKELLGALDAGRIIEVFGAGTACVVCPVGSLLYRGETFQIPTMQNGPDLAKKFHKELTDIQYGRKASEWAPLVA